Genomic segment of Corvus hawaiiensis isolate bCorHaw1 chromosome 27, bCorHaw1.pri.cur, whole genome shotgun sequence:
GGCCTAAAACTGACTCATAAACAACAGAATTGgtcaaaacacacaaaatagGAGCAGTAGCAAAGTAAAAATCACCTAAAGGCATCTTCTCTTTGGCCTGGTGGGCAcccagggtgtccctgtcccacccagtgccaccggGAGAGGGCACGGACCTTCCCCTCCAATAAATAACGCGGAGACCCCACGGGGGTGGGGAGACAAGTGCTGGCCCCGGGGGCTGTGACCCAGAATCCCACCCCAGAGGGGGCATCCCACACGTTCATGGCCGGTGCCATCCGTCCCTGGCACCGAGAGCAGAGTCCAGGGGGAGCGGGAGTGTGTCCGGGGGTGGTGGCACGGGGACAAGGCTCTGGGGGCTGACAAGGGCACAAAGGCACGGGGCGGTGAAGGTGGATTCCACGGGATGCTCCAGGGATTCAGCCACCACTGACCACCTCCGAGGTCCTGCTCCTCCTGAGGGGAGTGGACAAAGGCACTGGACACCACAGAATGGTCCAGGGGTTCAGCACCCCACTGCCCATCCCCAAAGGGCTGAGGAGGGAATGGACAAAGGCCCTGGACACCATGGGATGCTCTAGGAATTCAGGGTCTCAGTGACCATCTCTGAAAGGGAGGGGACAAAAGCCCTGCCGCCCCCTGGGATACTTCAGGGATTCAGGACCCCACTGCCCATCCCTGAGGGGAGTGGACAAAGGCCCTAGATCCCCTGGGATACTCCGGGATTCAGGACCCCACCCACCAGCGCCCACCCCCAACCCGTGCCCTCCCCACCCTCGGGGCGCTTAAACCCCAAAGCGCTTTCAGAAAAACGGGGAGACCCTCGGGGCGCTGGGAgccggggcagcgccgggggaGGGCGGGGACAGCTCCGGCCCCGGGGTTACGTGCGGGGACCGCGGgtgcggcgggagcggcgggtgGGGGACGAGGAGCCCACGAACTCGAACTGCTTCTGGCGCTCGGCGTTGGGGAAGGGCAGCTGCCCCCGGTAGAGGCGCTTGATGAAATGAGCCTCCCGCTGGTTCTGGCGGCTGCGGgaggcgcggcggggccggccccggCGGGTGAAGGCCATGTACCAGCCCTCGTAGCGCGCGTTCTGGAAGGCCGTGTAGTTGTTCTCCAGCACGATCTCGGTGAAGATGCAGTCCTTGCTCTTCCCGTTGGGCTgcgggaggaggagagagggggtTGAGGGCCGGCGGCGGTGGGATTTTGAGAGAGGTTGGAATGAGCCAGACCGTCCCTGCCATGCCTCAAATCCATCTTTATCACCTCaaaacccagctctgccaccatcCTTGACACCATCCTTGACACCCCTCAGCTCATCTGTCACCCCCAGTCCACCCCTGACACCAACCCAAGCCCATCTTTGTCACCCCCCAAAACCGGTTTTTTCACCCTAAAACCCATCTGTGTCACCTCCAGCCcacccctgcccctccctgcaTCATCTTTGTcaccatctctgaaacagcCCAGCTCATCTGTGCCCCCTGCCACCTCCCAAACCCATCTCtgccaccccaaaacccatccCCACCACATTCCCTATGGATTCCACCCCCGTGCACCAGGAGCGGCTCCCTGGATCCTCCCCTTGTGGGGTCCGGCCcgagcagcacagggaggacggAGGAAAAGGGCTCAGGGAGAGCACCCCAAAGGTGCCCAAAGCGACCAGGGACCAGCCTGGCCGGGTTCCCAGGCTGAGCTCCAGGGATCTGGGGGAGCCTGGGGGTGCCCAGGACTCACTTTCCCGATGAGTTTCCCCCTCTTGCTCATGCAGATGTACTTCTCGCTCTCGGCCCCCTTGATCCGCACGCGGCTTCCGAACGTGTCCGTCTCCACGATCAGCTTGGCTGCGAGGAGGGGACGTGTCCTACGAGAGCTGGGACACCCCCCCGAGGGGCTCCCAGCCCCCACATCCcccccctgcccttccccctGCCTCCATCTCCCAAAAAGAGGGGCTGGACACGGAGAAAGAAATGTCGTTTCTTTGGGGAAAACCAGGAGttgtcccctgtgctgctcccttccacagcagggcagccccaggctcCTCCAAGGAAGCttcctgagattttttttttttttccttccaagaggaaaaaaaaaatccctccaggaTCCTTCCGAGCGGGCCAGGAGggcaaaatttccttttccagggaatttccCCATCCGTGGTGCCAAAGGGACGTTGTGGAAACCCAAATCAGGCGGGTGATGAAGGCAcagccctttccttcccctctggCACATCCAAACCGTCGGAATTCAGGGATTTCTCCAGGAATTCCGTGGGTTTTCCAGGCCCAGACCGAACCCAGCACCTGCCGGGTTAATTATCCTCGTCCTCATTGTTCCTCCACAACATTCCCAGCTCCGGAGCAGCACGGAAATCCGTGACCGCGGCCGGGAGAATCCAGGGAAAGCCCTGGAAAGGCCGTGACTCAGCGCTGGGAAAAGCCTTTCCCGAAGCTTCGGGCTGTTTGTGGGGCTGTGATGCCCCCTCAGCATAGAAAACCCCTCCGGAAAGGTGGGAAAAGCGGGAAGGGATCTGTCCCAGGTGGACTCTGCCCACCACCTATGGGTATTTAGGAGGAGGATGCCGGGATCAGGCGATTTTCCTCAGGGAAAAGTTGTTTGCCCGTCTCCGGGAAGGGATTGGAAAGCACAAGCCCTAAGTGTAGGGGTTATAAATACTTCACAGAGCCAGAGAAATCCACAATTTGGGAAGTTTTGAGGTCAGGGCTGGCTCTTCGCAGCTGCGCTCTCACCGTaggatgattttttttgagGCGATTTTTGGGTATAAAACCACCTGGAGCCGGAATTCCTCCACACACCACGGAACTCTTTGGGAAGAGCCGCTTCCCAGGtgattcccagcctttccctgagCACCACgggcagggtggtggcagcGCCGGGATCCCAAACCCCTGTCCCGCAGCCAGAGCCTGCGATCCCTGAGGAAGAACCCGGGAAAAGAGGTACCAGGGGAGGGGGATGCACGGTGGGGGTGTGGGGTTGGGTGAGGGGGTCCTGACCcgtccctttccctgcccagggctcttCCCGGCTCCTGCGCAGCCGGGTCAGGAGGAGAGCGGCTCCGTCGGAGCAGGACAGCTAAAAATCCCGGGAAACCTCTGCCAGGAGGCTGAGAGGAATTCGCTGCTGCGGCATCAGGAGGGAGCCTCACCGAATTTGTTCCCGTCCTCGGCGGTGGCTGTGATCCTTTTTCCGTGGACCTGGACGTGCTTGCCGCTGGTCCGGCTGTAGAGTTGGTACTCCCGGATCTGGCGCCGGCTCAGCTGGTCCGTCATGGCCCCCTGGTCCCTCACGTACTGGTTAAAATTAGGAGACGGTTGGTTCTCCCCCTTTGTttacaaagggaaaaatcaaaTCAATTCGTTTTGGGATGGCAAAGGGAAGAGATGGGTGGGAATGGGCTCGGAGGGGTCGTGGCACCTCCTTTGAGGGTCGCAGTCGCCTTCCCTTGGAGCAGGGAAGGCTTTGGGAGAGGCAAAGAGCGTTCCCTGAATTCCAAGCAGACGCGGGATGTCGGGAAGGATTCTCCCCTCCCATCCCCGGGGTGCTCAGCAGGAATGAGGGACACGCTGGGAAGCGGGAGCTGAGCTGGTGAAACACCCAGCGGGTCCCTCACGGGGGGTAAGGCGCCCTAAATCACCCCCCAGATCCCAGGAGCAGATGCCCTAAATCCCAGGAGAGGAGCCACCCGTTCCCAATCCACTCTGGGAACGGGATAAACGCCGCGGGGATCCCGGAACAGCTCCGTGGCTTTTCCTAAATGAGGGATGTTGGAGGGAAAAGCGGAGCTGATTAGGGCACGTGaggagggggatttggggtgggcagcccctgccccgctCCGGATTCCAACCAGAACATCCCAAGGGAAAACTCGGCTTAATCCCGGGGCTTTGGGGCAGCACCTGAGAGACCCCGACCCCAAAACCAGCTCTGAAGGGGGCCGTGGGCAGGGGATGAGAACCAGGGGTGGCATctcctgctggcagagggggacgtttggggtcccagggctCAGTTTGGGGTGCGCAGCATCGCCCTGGGGGGGTGGGTCAGGACCCGCCTCCCGCATTCCCAGGCTGTGGAATCGCCTCGCTGGGTGGGAATGCACGAGGGTATCcagccctgggagggtgggggggcACGGCCcgccccccccaaatccctccccaCCACCTTTGTGTGTTCCCGGGGACTCATTTCCTGCCGGGATCCGCTTTAAAGCCTTTGGGGTTGGCCGGgggaggtgggatgggattgggattgcggggggggggggggggaagcggCCCCTCCCCATCAAAGGcgcttcccttcccctctcatttccaaagaaataaaagcatttaccttgggaagaggggaaaaaaagaggcgaaaagaaagaaaaaaaggtccCGAGGATGTTTTAATGCCGCGggggccgcagccccgggggttTTGTTCGGGCGCTGGAGCAGAGGGTGCTGATATGGAACAGTGGattttaaaagctgctgcttttctaaagctcacaaaaaaaaaaaaaaaaaaaaaaaaaaaaagggtcgGAGCAGCCCCAGAGGGtttgggggagaggggagggggtgTCCAACCTCGCACCCCCCCGCTGGCGGGGTCCAGACCCCGTTAATCCCCTCGGGGCGAGCCCGGGCAGTGTCCGGCAGCCCGAGGGTAACGGAGCTGGCACGGCCCTGCCCGAGCGGGGCTGCGGGAAACGCGTCCCTCGCTGGGCTGGGGTCCCTGCCGGCCTCATCCCGACCCTCCGGAGGGGTCTGAGGGGGTGACCCCCATCACTGAaacccctcctgcagcccctcgaGGTCACAAACACCTCCGGTGGGGACACGACCCCACGGGCACCATCCCTGCATCCCGCCCTGCCCGGAGCTCGGCCCCACTCGGGATGGAACTCCCgggaaaatcccaaaccccagggCACCGGGCGCCCCCCAAAAGCGAAGGGTCAGCTCAGGGGGTCACCGAACGCAGCCTTCGCCCACCCCGGGGTCAGCAAAGCCCCCGCACCTACCTGGGTCTGACAGGAGAACATGAGCAGCTGGAAACATCTgcggaaaaaagggaaaaccgGCGAGTTTTGGGTGGTTTctccttcccccccaccccgggaGAAAGCCAAGAACAACCCGGGGACACCCCCGCGAGCCGCAGCGGGAGCTCGGCGCTTACATGGAGAGGTTCTGCAGGGTCAGGGGCTGCATGGCGCTGCTCGGAGCCCCCCGGCCACCGCCGGCCACCGCCAGCCCCGCTTCCCTGGGAATGCTCCGGTCCACTCCTTCTCGGGGCGGCCGAGGGGACGAGCGGGTGAATCCCGGGATGCGCCGAGCCCACGTGCGATGCCCAAGGCTCCGGAGCAGCGACGGCTCATGGGGgaggcagcggggctgggggcttctcctcctcttcctcctcttcttcttcttcctcggGCCCTGGGGGCTGCTCGTCCTACGCCCGGGGGACATCCAGCGCCATCCTGTCCCCTGCGCCCCCTCCCCATCAGCCGCCCGCGCTGGGCCCGGTGCCCCCGGGCAGGGCGGTGCCCGCAGCCCCCCGCTCCATGGAGCCCTCGCCGTGCCGGCCCCGAGGGGGGACacgggcggcgggggcggctttAAAGGTGGGGAGAGCCCcgcagggaggggctggaggtggcccGGGAGGGAGagggtgggatggggcaggaggaggggacgGCGGAGATGGGCTCGGCTTGGGGGTCCCCATCTCCCCCCGCCCCAAGCCGCGGGGACACGCTGAGGGCAGCAGGCCTCGGGGACAGAGGGGTTTTGTCACCGCCTCATCATCAGGTGCCTCACCCAGCACAGCGGGGTCTCACCCGCTGCTCCAGcgctggggggctctggggagccccccctcctcttcccatcccGCAGGGGGAGGTCGGGGACCCCCCCCCAGGCACCGTTTGCTGGGCCAGGGAGGTGCTAAACGCCCGATAAAGACCCCGGCGGGGAGCTGGGGAACCCCTGAGGGGTCAAACCGCACCGGGGGGGTCAGTTCAGAACTCACCTGCCTTCActcgtgcctcagtttcccccaggCGCcgtgggaaaggcaggagggggagcagcagggatccACCCCCCATCCACAGGAGGGTGGGGGGGGCGATCCCATGAAAACAACCCAAATTAACCCCCCCCGCTGCCTCCACACCTCCCGGGCCAGGAATTCagcccaaaccccccccccccccccccaaacggGGCAGCCCCCAGATCTGGGatcccctcccacccccatcctggggggctcagcagccctgggggCTGCGCCTCCGCCCCCCCATCCACGGGGGATGATTGATGGATGTGGGGCCGTCATCGCCCCCGGGATGTGCCCCCGGTGTGGGGCGGGGGGCCCGGGCGCTGTCAGCACCTCCCGGGGGGGCCCCGCTGTGCAAACAGCCCCTGCGGGGTGAGGACAGGCGGGAGGGACAGCGCTGCCTGTCACAGCTCCCGCGGTGGCCCTGGAGGACAGAAACGGCCCTGTGCCccccgttcccatcccagcagctcctcagccccATCCCGGGTGGGTGCCGAGCGGGATTAACCTCCCTGAACTGTCCCATCCCCGCCCCACACCTGGAGCAGCCCCATAGCGGGGGTCAGGTTCCCTCTGGGAGCCCCCCCTTAGGACACAGCAGCACCCGGGGGGCTCCGGGccctccccaaatcccggtGCCAAGGCCAGGTCCACGGGATCCAATCCTCTCCCCGCTGCTCCCTAATCCCCCTTTGTCCCCTATCCACAGCACCCCACGGGTGAGGGGCAGCCTCCGGcgccccaaatccagggaagcggcttccagcagctccatccagGGTGGGGGAtgctcccacagccccccccAGCGCCAGCACGGGGAGCCAGGAGTGCAAAATGTGCTTTATTTGGGAACgccaccaccacccccagcagctgctgcttccaggaaTCCCGGCAcctggaagggaaggagaaaaaggattttACCCGCGGGGATCGCGGGATGACCACGCCGTGGGGACGGAgccgccccagccccgcacTGGGGGCACCCccgggtccctcccagctccgtAGGGAGCCGGGCTCCGCATCCCAATCCTCACCGGGCCGGGCTCTGACGGAATTCCCGTTATTTCTTTGGTGCTTTCCTGCCCCGGCCGGCTCCGCGTCCCTGCAAGAACGGGGAGGAGGCTGAACgtggggacccccccccccccccagcctggGGGGCCCCAAACCCGCGTTTCTCCCCCATTTTTGggtccagcagctgctgctcatcaCACACCgacccctttccctgccccggaGCCGCCGGTCCTGTGTTATCCCGTGGGAGAACGGGATGCAGGGGGACACCCCAAGCAGCTCCTACCTTGCTGGGAAGGGGATCCTCAGGGGCGAGGCTGTTCCtgctgggagagaaggggaggGTTGGGATTAGGGGTGCCGGCAGTGGGAGATCCCCCGCTCCAGCTTCTCCCTCCATACTCACAGCTcatcctccttttccagcttccttttctacgggagagagagagggagggagatgtGGGATGGGGACTCTTCCTCCCCGAGGGATGAAGGCCATGGCTCATCCCCTTAACagagaggggtttggggtccctgCCCCCTTTCCCCGTGGCACAGGGACCCCTCCCCACTCCTGACCCCACCCGCGGGGTGCTGACCTTGGCAGCGCTGCCTTTCCGGGCACTCGAGCCCTTGGGGGGCTTCTTGGGGGtctcttctgctgcttcctcttcttcctcctcctcctcctcgtcctcctcatCCGAGCTCAGGGTCAGCACTGCGGGAGAGCCTGGCTGAGCCCCCAGACCCCGCTGGGAGTGGGGGGGTCACGGGGTGGGGGGACCCCGATACTCACTGGACACGTGCTGGCCGCTGACATAGACGGGGCCGGAGCCGGCTCGGAGGTGGAAGGTCACCGGGGGGGTCAGTTCCAGTCCGGCCAGCATGGCCTAGAaaacgggaatgggaacagcTCCTGGCAGAAACCCCCTCCCCAGGGGGAGCAGAaaccccctccccaggcactcACCGTGGGCAGCACCGACGGCTTCAGCGTGGCCAGGGGCACCGGGGTCCGGCTGTCCCCGTCCTCGGCCACCACCTCCACCACGTGGAATTCATCGCGGGCCGTCTCCCCCAGGCAGATCTCGAGGGGAAAGGAAATCAGGaaatcccctcaggacccccccaaaacccaggtACTCCTCGCCCAGGACCccctgggatttttggggcagaggggcagcgGGGTGTGGGCATCCCCCTGCCCATCCCTCACCACACGGAATTCACCCCAGGCCACCTCCCTGAGGGACTGAGGAGAAAATCCCACCCAGGTACCCCTTTGTGGGATCCTTTGGGGGGCAGCGGGGTGAGAGCAATCCGTCCTCAGCCGCGATCTCCACCCCGTAGGATTCATCCCCCAAACTGCGGGAAGAAGATTCCCCCCAGGACCTCCATAAATCCCAGGAatttggggagctggggggggtaCAAtcatccccctccctgcctgctccgaTCTCTCCCACGTGGAATTCATCCCGGGATATCTCCCCTGGACAGCGAGAAGAACAATCCCCCCTTCACCCCCTCCCGAGCGTTTTTGGGGTCACGCACCGTGCGCAGGACCAGCTGCTGCTCGCAGTGCCATTCCTCGGGCACCTGGAAGGTGTAGGAGCTCCTCCCGCTGCTCAGCTCGCACCCTGCGGGCACCAGGAGGGGACAAATCCATGGCATTGGGGGGGTCCCGGGCAGGGAGGGGCACCCCGGAGCACCCCCCCAGCCCTACCGGGGTGTGGGGCTCGTGGCACTCACCCCAAAGGATGGACACGGGTTTCTCGGACCTGCTGTCGGTGCTGTCCGTGAGGGACATGGCTCGGGGGTGTCACAGCCTGGGGGGGACACGCAGAGCTgtgggaccccccccccaaccTGCAGCACCCCCagtcccccctccccaaaaggCTCACCCTAAAAAGCGCCTCAATTCTCAGCCCAAGGGGAACCCCGAAGACAGCACGGCCACCTCACAGCGGGCACTTATaggggcacagggaccccaCCCACCCCCCAGTCGCCAATTAAGCAGGTAATTAGTTAATTACCCCCCAGCTGTGGGTGCTAATGAGCCCCCTCCTCCCCGATGTGTCACAGGTCACCGTGTTGTGACATCCCTGGTGGCCCCACCCCGCGTGTCCCCTCGCCCTGTGTGTCCCCCGATGTCTCCCGCGTCCCTCCGTCCCGCGTGTCCCCCCCACGTCCCCACGCGTTGTCCCGTGTCCCTCgatgtccccccgtgtccctacGCCTCCCGTGTCCCTCCAAACCTCCCATTCCCCCGTGTCCCTGCGCTCTCCGTGTCCCCCCgatccctcctgtccccctgcccccgtgtcccccccgtgtccccctcgTGTCCTCCtgccccccgtgtccccccccgtgtccccccgatTCCTCGTGTCCTCCTGTACCCCGTGTCCCCTCCACGTCCCCCCGCGTTGTCCTGTGTCCCTCgatgtccccccgtgtcccctccatGTCCCTTCGTGTCCCCCGCCCCGCGTGTCCCATCACACACCGGTTCTGCGTGTCCCCTCGTGTCCCTCCgtcccgtgtgtcccccccacgTCCCCACGCGTTGTCCCGTGTCCCTCgatgtccccccatgtccctaCGCCTCCCGTGTCTCTCCAAACCTCCCATTCCCCCGTGTCCCTGCGCTCTCCGTGTTCCCCCgatccctcctgtccccctgccccccgtgtcccccccgtgtccccccgatTCCTCGTGTCCTCCtgccccccgtgtcccccccgtgtccccccgatTCCTCGTGTCCTCCtgccccccgtgtcccccccgtgtcccccccgtgtccccctcgTGTCTTCCTGTACCCCGTGTCCTCCTGccctccgtgtcccccccgtgtccccccgatccctcctgtcctcctgccctccgtgtcccccccgtgtccccctcctgtcctcctgccccccgtgccccccccgtgtccccctcctGTCCCCCGCGTGTTCCCCCCGATCCCTCGTGTCCTCCTGCCCCCGTgacccccccgtgtcccccccgtgtcccccccgtgtcccctccttGTCCCTCCCCGTCCCCGTGGGCGGAGCCGCCGCTCCTCTTCCGGCAgcgatggcggcggcggggctggcggggctGGTGAGaccggggggcaccgggggggaCCGGGGGGCCGTGGGTGACCCCGTGTGACCCTGGGGGGGCCATGGGGGCCGTGTCCCCCCGCTGTGGCAGCTCCGTGTCCCCCGCAGGGCCCCGGCGAGGCCGCGGCGGCCGCTCAGGCGCTGGCGCTGCCCGCGGAGTCCTTCGGCAACGACGTGAGTgggactggggggactggggggactggggggccTTACTGGGAGGGGTCACAGACTGGGAGGGAGTCACAGATTTGGGGGTGTCACAGATTTGGGGGTCCCTGTCCTCGCAGAGGGGTCCCAGACTTGGGAGGGTTCCAACTTTTGGggtccctgtcctgg
This window contains:
- the FGF17 gene encoding fibroblast growth factor 17 — protein: MFSCQTQYVRDQGAMTDQLSRRQIREYQLYSRTSGKHVQVHGKRITATAEDGNKFAKLIVETDTFGSRVRIKGAESEKYICMSKRGKLIGKPNGKSKDCIFTEIVLENNYTAFQNARYEGWYMAFTRRGRPRRASRSRQNQREAHFIKRLYRGQLPFPNAERQKQFEFVGSSSPTRRSRRTRGPRT
- the NPM2 gene encoding nucleoplasmin-2 isoform X1, whose amino-acid sequence is MSLTDSTDSRSEKPVSILWGCELSSGRSSYTFQVPEEWHCEQQLVLRTICLGETARDEFHVVEVVAEDGDSRTPVPLATLKPSVLPTAMLAGLELTPPVTFHLRAGSGPVYVSGQHVSMLTLSSDEEDEEEEEEEEEAAEETPKKPPKGSSARKGSAAKKRKLEKEDELRNSLAPEDPLPSKGRGAGRGRKAPKK
- the NPM2 gene encoding nucleoplasmin-2 isoform X2, which translates into the protein MSLTDSTDSRSEKPVSILWGCELSSGRSSYTFQVPEEWHCEQQLVLRTICLGETARDEFHVVEVVAEDGDSRTPVPLATLKPSVLPTAMLAGLELTPPVTFHLRAGSGPVYVSGQHVSMLTLSSDEEDEEEEEEEEEAAEETPKKPPKGSSARKGSAAKKRKLEKEDELNSLAPEDPLPSKGRGAGRGRKAPKK